Proteins encoded within one genomic window of Pectobacterium araliae:
- the ltrA gene encoding group II intron reverse transcriptase/maturase, whose translation MGINEAQAQSTAASGRGDGQYPSVLHEGAEIPTAVGGQTKAEMPLTMETVITRENLMLAYQRVVENNGAAGVDNLKVTELKPWLKQNWASIRQALITGAYQPQAIRRVDIPKPDGGVRTLGIPTVVDRLIQQAIAQQLSPVVEPHFCESSYGFRSNRNAWQAVQQAQRYIQSGKRWVVDLDLEKFFDRVDHDILMSRLARHVRDKRLLKLIRRYLEAEMTNGCETEKRGKGMPQGGPLSPLLSNILLDELDKELERRGHSFCRYADDCNIYVSSRKAGEHIFRAIRVYLRDILKLKVNEQKSSVSRPWERKFLGYSVTRHKQTRLKIAGSSVERLKEKIRSLTTGHATKSVKGVINELTPILRGWMSYFRYTEVKGVLEKIDGWVRRKLRSLLWRQWKRTYTRARMLMRAGLCEKRAWRSASNQRGAWWNAGSSHMNDAIKTAQFRRLGLISLVEQQRQFQS comes from the coding sequence ATGGGAATTAATGAGGCACAAGCGCAGAGCACTGCGGCCAGCGGCAGAGGAGACGGACAGTATCCGTCAGTGCTGCATGAGGGTGCTGAAATCCCCACGGCGGTCGGTGGGCAAACGAAAGCGGAAATGCCGTTGACGATGGAAACGGTGATAACGAGAGAGAACCTGATGCTGGCCTATCAGCGCGTGGTGGAAAACAACGGCGCGGCAGGGGTAGATAACCTGAAAGTGACGGAGTTGAAGCCGTGGCTGAAACAGAACTGGGCGAGTATCAGGCAGGCATTGATTACGGGCGCCTACCAGCCGCAGGCGATACGCAGAGTGGATATCCCAAAGCCGGACGGCGGCGTGAGAACCCTGGGTATCCCGACGGTAGTGGACAGGCTTATCCAGCAGGCGATAGCACAACAACTCAGTCCGGTCGTGGAGCCGCACTTCTGCGAATCGAGTTACGGGTTCAGAAGTAACCGCAATGCGTGGCAGGCAGTGCAACAGGCACAGCGCTACATACAAAGCGGGAAACGCTGGGTGGTCGATCTGGATCTGGAAAAGTTCTTTGACCGGGTGGATCATGACATTTTGATGTCACGTCTGGCGAGGCATGTCAGGGATAAACGGCTGTTGAAACTGATACGTCGCTACCTTGAAGCGGAAATGACGAACGGGTGCGAGACAGAGAAGCGAGGTAAGGGAATGCCGCAGGGCGGACCGTTGTCGCCGCTACTGTCGAACATTCTGCTGGATGAACTGGATAAAGAACTGGAGCGTCGAGGTCACAGCTTCTGTCGCTATGCGGATGACTGCAACATTTACGTGAGCAGTCGCAAAGCAGGCGAGCATATCTTTAGGGCAATCAGGGTGTACCTGAGAGACATACTGAAGCTAAAGGTCAATGAGCAGAAGAGTTCGGTGTCGCGACCGTGGGAGCGTAAGTTCCTGGGATACAGCGTGACACGGCACAAACAGACCCGACTGAAGATCGCAGGGAGCAGTGTCGAGAGGCTGAAGGAGAAGATCCGTAGCCTGACGACAGGGCACGCGACGAAATCAGTGAAAGGCGTAATCAATGAACTCACACCGATACTGCGAGGCTGGATGAGCTACTTCAGATACACGGAAGTAAAAGGAGTTCTGGAGAAGATTGACGGCTGGGTCAGGCGTAAACTGCGCAGTCTACTGTGGCGGCAATGGAAACGAACGTATACGCGAGCCCGAATGCTAATGCGAGCGGGCTTGTGTGAAAAGCGAGCGTGGAGGTCGGCGAGTAACCAGCGAGGAGCGTGGTGGAACGCGGGGTCGAGTCACATGAATGATGCGATAAAGACGGCGCAGTTCAGACGACTCGGCTTGATATCACTAGTGGAGCAGCAACGGCAGTTCCAGAGTTAA